Proteins encoded by one window of Pirellulales bacterium:
- a CDS encoding DUF1559 domain-containing protein, whose translation MRGSRWLRRGGFTLIELLVVIAIVGMLIAILLPAVQAAREAARRAECSNNLKQIGLAMHLYHEALGSFPSAYISQTGGGGVHGEPDPATRDAGPGWAWGMLILPYVELQTVQLAFDAKLPCWAPENAAAAQTKVAIYLCPTATGEQSSFDVKDAEGNVLANFARSHYVANVGQEEPWGVARDRYLGLVDGPLYRNSGTRVVDVSDGLSNTVFLGEHHSVLSSKTWVGVVPGASVCPSEEFAFSECDSAATLVQVHSGPAKSEDPPAIHPPNSPLCHVCQMYAQHPGGCNVMLGDGSVRFISDYINQLTWAALSSRAKGDLVGEY comes from the coding sequence ATGAGGGGGTCTCGCTGGCTGCGTAGGGGTGGTTTCACCTTGATCGAGCTACTGGTGGTGATCGCCATCGTCGGGATGCTGATTGCCATTTTGCTCCCCGCGGTACAGGCGGCGCGCGAGGCCGCCCGCCGGGCCGAATGCTCGAACAACTTGAAGCAGATCGGGCTGGCGATGCACCTCTACCACGAGGCGCTCGGCTCGTTTCCTTCGGCCTACATTAGTCAGACTGGTGGCGGGGGAGTACACGGCGAGCCGGACCCGGCGACGCGCGACGCCGGGCCAGGCTGGGCCTGGGGCATGCTCATCTTGCCTTATGTCGAGTTGCAGACAGTGCAGCTCGCCTTCGATGCCAAGCTCCCCTGCTGGGCGCCCGAGAACGCCGCGGCGGCTCAAACGAAGGTGGCCATCTATCTGTGTCCCACGGCGACGGGAGAACAGTCCTCTTTCGACGTGAAGGACGCCGAAGGGAACGTTCTCGCGAACTTTGCCCGTTCGCACTACGTGGCGAATGTGGGGCAGGAGGAGCCGTGGGGCGTCGCACGCGACCGTTATCTCGGGCTGGTCGATGGCCCCCTCTATCGCAACTCGGGCACGCGTGTTGTCGACGTTAGCGATGGTCTGAGCAACACGGTCTTCTTGGGTGAGCATCACTCGGTGCTGAGCAGCAAGACCTGGGTCGGCGTGGTGCCGGGAGCCTCGGTCTGCCCGAGCGAGGAATTCGCCTTCTCGGAATGCGATTCGGCCGCGACGCTCGTGCAGGTACACAGCGGTCCGGCCAAGAGTGAGGATCCGCCGGCCATTCATCCGCCGAACAGCCCTCTCTGTCACGTCTGCCAGATGTACGCCCAGCATCCCGGTGGATGCAACGTGATGCTGGGAGACGGCAGCGTGCGTTTTATTTCGGACTACATCAATCAACTCACCTGGGCCGCGCTCTCCAGCCGTGCCAAGGGAGATCTGGTAGGGGAGTATTGA
- the menC gene encoding o-succinylbenzoate synthase gives MRIEAIELYHVRMPLISPWRTAYGEDAAAESVLVRMESGGLEGWGESCPLAAPCYSPEWAGGVFATLARWMGPAVVGEAIGSGQELQQALAHFKGNSFAKAALDNAWWDLEARRQGKPLHRLIGAKRDTVPVGADFGVMDSIDELLVAIGRAVEAGFPRVKLKFRPGWDLNMLRAVRQEFPTQKFHIDCNSAYRFGDIELLCRLDDFHLEMIEQPLAYDDLIDHARLQSTIRTAICLDESISSVERAEQALDLGSCRYVNIKPGRVGGLTNAIAIHDACQEAGVPCWVGGMLESAIGAQLCVALAMLDNFTYPADIFPSARFYREDLGLPSIELASGPEGVPHVSASHEPGVGAAPDPERLAAMTVQSVRIEPGTWP, from the coding sequence ATGCGTATCGAAGCGATCGAACTCTATCACGTGCGGATGCCGCTGATCTCACCGTGGCGCACCGCCTATGGCGAAGACGCCGCGGCCGAGTCGGTGTTGGTGCGGATGGAAAGTGGCGGCCTCGAAGGCTGGGGCGAAAGCTGCCCGCTGGCGGCCCCCTGCTACAGCCCCGAGTGGGCCGGGGGCGTGTTTGCCACGTTGGCGCGGTGGATGGGACCTGCCGTCGTCGGCGAGGCGATCGGCAGCGGCCAGGAACTGCAGCAGGCGCTGGCCCACTTCAAGGGAAACTCGTTTGCCAAAGCAGCGCTCGACAATGCCTGGTGGGATCTCGAAGCGCGCCGTCAGGGGAAGCCGCTCCATCGACTGATCGGCGCCAAGCGCGATACCGTGCCGGTGGGGGCGGACTTCGGCGTGATGGATTCGATCGATGAATTGCTCGTGGCGATCGGCCGCGCCGTCGAGGCCGGCTTCCCTCGCGTCAAACTAAAGTTCCGGCCGGGCTGGGATCTGAACATGCTCCGCGCCGTGCGGCAGGAGTTTCCCACTCAGAAGTTTCACATCGACTGTAACAGCGCGTACCGTTTCGGCGACATCGAACTGCTCTGCCGGCTCGACGACTTCCACCTCGAGATGATCGAGCAGCCGCTGGCCTACGATGATCTGATCGATCATGCCCGGCTGCAGTCGACCATTCGCACCGCCATCTGTCTGGATGAAAGCATCTCTTCGGTGGAACGGGCCGAACAGGCGCTCGACTTGGGAAGCTGCCGCTACGTGAACATCAAGCCGGGACGCGTCGGCGGCCTGACCAACGCCATCGCCATTCACGACGCCTGTCAGGAGGCGGGCGTCCCCTGCTGGGTCGGGGGCATGCTCGAATCGGCCATCGGAGCGCAGCTCTGCGTCGCGCTGGCCATGCTCGACAACTTTACTTATCCGGCCGATATCTTTCCGTCGGCGCGTTTCTATCGCGAGGATCTGGGCCTGCCGTCGATCGAACTCGCCTCCGGCCCGGAAGGCGTGCCGCACGTGAGCGCCTCGCACGAACCCGGCGTGGGGGCCGCGCCCGACCCGGAACGCCTGGCGGCGATGACCGTACAGAGCGTGCGCATCGAGCCGGGCACGTGGCCGTAG
- a CDS encoding zeta toxin family protein: MALAAFDRRPMIVAIAGPNGAGKTSFYLAHLADSGLPFINADELAIASGVDPYIAAAMAEELRKNHLEQGWSFAFETVFSDPLGEKIRFLERAVQRGYEVVLCFIALPNVDTSMERVAIRVLQGGHDVPDDKLIARFPRTFANLRSAIQHLPHVLIFDNSNLNQPYCLVAQFERGKLQGDRSTIPAWLDSHLQTPR; encoded by the coding sequence ATGGCCCTTGCCGCATTTGATCGGCGGCCTATGATCGTTGCGATCGCAGGGCCCAACGGAGCCGGCAAGACTTCGTTCTACCTCGCGCACCTGGCAGACAGCGGACTGCCGTTCATCAACGCCGATGAATTGGCGATCGCCTCCGGTGTCGATCCCTACATCGCTGCCGCGATGGCCGAGGAACTTCGCAAGAACCACCTCGAGCAAGGCTGGAGCTTCGCCTTTGAAACGGTCTTCTCAGACCCACTCGGTGAAAAGATTCGTTTCCTGGAAAGGGCGGTACAGCGTGGTTATGAAGTCGTCTTGTGCTTCATCGCTCTACCCAATGTCGATACGTCCATGGAACGTGTCGCCATTCGCGTCCTCCAAGGTGGCCATGACGTTCCTGACGACAAGTTAATAGCGAGGTTCCCTCGGACATTCGCCAACCTTCGATCCGCAATTCAACATCTGCCACACGTCCTGATTTTCGACAACAGCAATCTGAACCAGCCTTATTGCTTGGTGGCACAATTTGAGCGTGGCAAGCTCCAAGGGGATCGATCCACCATTCCGGCATGGCTTGATTCGCACCTTCAAACGCCACGATGA
- the trpE gene encoding anthranilate synthase component I: protein MAAPSERHFPDRQTFRALAADHDLVPVYRRLIGDTLTPVTAFQKIDAGACGCLFESVIGGEKVGRYSFVAADPFLQIEASGSTVTVTDGRLEETFEAADPLAELERRVEALRAATLPELPPFCSGAVGYAGYDTVRYTERLPNAPHDDRKLPDLAFAFYDHMVIFDHVQKTIVVVFMARVDRQKPADEAPYVEACRRIDELVERLSDPQIELQPSDISTQGTPTIAYQSNFRQEDFEAAVRQCVEYIRAGDIFQVVISQRLEVEISAPPFEIYRTLRIVNPSPFMFYVRTPSVTLVGSSPEVMVRVVDSKVTVRPLAGTRRRGATDEEDKRLATELLADPKERAEHVMLVDLGRNDVGRVARYGSVELTDVMTIERYSHVMHISSNVDGKLAEGLNAFDALRACLPAGTVSGAPKVRAMEIIDELEPHRRGPYAGAVGYFDFRGNMDTCIALRTIVVQGQKAYVQAGAGIVADSVPAEEYQETLNKARGSLKAIEITEARLAG from the coding sequence ATGGCTGCACCCAGCGAGCGACATTTTCCGGACCGGCAGACGTTTCGGGCGCTGGCCGCCGATCACGACCTGGTGCCGGTCTATCGGCGGCTGATCGGCGACACGCTGACGCCGGTGACCGCCTTTCAAAAGATCGACGCCGGCGCCTGCGGCTGCCTGTTCGAAAGCGTCATCGGCGGCGAGAAAGTGGGGCGCTACAGCTTCGTCGCGGCCGATCCCTTTCTGCAGATCGAGGCCAGCGGCTCGACCGTCACCGTGACCGACGGCCGGTTGGAAGAGACGTTCGAGGCGGCCGATCCCCTGGCCGAGCTCGAGCGACGCGTCGAAGCGTTGCGTGCCGCGACCTTGCCCGAGCTGCCCCCCTTCTGCAGCGGCGCCGTCGGCTACGCCGGATACGACACGGTGCGCTATACGGAACGGCTGCCGAACGCGCCGCACGACGATCGCAAGTTGCCCGACTTGGCGTTTGCCTTCTACGATCACATGGTGATCTTCGACCACGTGCAGAAGACGATCGTCGTGGTCTTTATGGCGCGAGTGGATCGCCAGAAGCCTGCGGACGAAGCCCCGTATGTGGAGGCCTGCCGGCGGATCGACGAACTGGTCGAACGGCTCTCCGATCCGCAGATCGAGCTGCAGCCGAGCGACATCAGCACGCAGGGTACCCCGACGATCGCCTACCAGTCGAACTTCCGCCAGGAAGACTTCGAAGCGGCGGTGCGGCAGTGCGTCGAATACATCCGCGCGGGGGACATCTTCCAAGTCGTGATCAGCCAGCGTCTCGAAGTGGAGATCTCCGCGCCACCGTTCGAGATTTATCGCACGCTGCGCATCGTGAACCCCAGTCCCTTCATGTTCTATGTGCGCACGCCGAGCGTGACGCTGGTCGGCAGCTCGCCCGAGGTGATGGTCCGCGTCGTCGACAGCAAGGTCACCGTGCGGCCACTTGCCGGCACGCGACGGCGAGGCGCTACGGACGAGGAAGACAAGCGACTGGCGACCGAACTGTTGGCCGATCCCAAGGAACGTGCCGAGCACGTGATGCTGGTGGACCTCGGTCGCAACGACGTGGGACGTGTGGCGCGGTACGGCTCGGTCGAGCTCACCGATGTGATGACGATCGAGCGTTACAGCCACGTGATGCACATCTCGTCGAACGTCGACGGCAAGCTGGCCGAGGGGCTGAATGCGTTTGATGCACTGCGGGCATGCCTGCCGGCGGGAACGGTCTCGGGCGCGCCCAAGGTGCGGGCCATGGAGATCATCGACGAGCTCGAGCCCCATCGCCGCGGACCGTACGCCGGGGCGGTGGGCTACTTCGACTTCCGCGGCAATATGGACACCTGCATTGCGCTGCGCACGATCGTCGTGCAGGGTCAGAAGGCCTACGTGCAGGCCGGGGCCGGCATCGTGGCCGACAGCGTGCCGGCGGAAGAATATCAAGAGACGCTCAACAAAGCCCGCGGCAGCTTGAAGGCGATCGAGATCACGGAAGCGCGGCTGGCAGGATGA
- a CDS encoding UvrB/UvrC motif-containing protein translates to MKCQKCDKNATFHITELSGGKPEELHLCEDHAREYLTSSDGGSEEAPLSSLAGALAQQMQVGQTAEELSRLDQRTCPVCGISFFDFRNKGRLGCPHDYVFFGKDLEPLLLNIHGETEHTGKRPRHSPHDTDFKTELIRLRREMKAAVSEENYERASKLRDEIRRIEERE, encoded by the coding sequence ATGAAATGTCAGAAGTGCGATAAGAACGCTACCTTCCACATTACCGAGCTCTCGGGCGGCAAGCCCGAGGAGCTTCACCTGTGCGAAGATCACGCGCGCGAGTACCTTACCAGTTCGGACGGGGGGAGCGAAGAAGCTCCGCTCAGCAGCCTCGCCGGGGCGCTCGCGCAGCAGATGCAAGTGGGCCAGACGGCCGAGGAACTGTCGCGCCTCGATCAGCGAACCTGTCCCGTGTGCGGCATCTCGTTCTTCGACTTCCGCAACAAGGGACGCCTCGGCTGCCCACACGATTACGTCTTCTTCGGCAAGGATCTCGAGCCCCTGCTGTTGAACATCCACGGCGAGACCGAGCATACCGGCAAGCGTCCGCGCCACTCGCCGCACGACACCGATTTCAAGACCGAGTTGATCCGGCTGCGGCGCGAGATGAAGGCGGCCGTGTCCGAAGAGAACTACGAACGCGCGTCGAAACTACGAGACGAGATCCGCCGCATCGAAGAACGCGAGTAG
- a CDS encoding protein arginine kinase produces MQSIGEWLRGSGPQSDIVMSSRIRLARNLAEFPFISRASTSDRAQIEQTLRERILQIDWERKLHYVDVSTLEGVDRQFLVERQLISREHAESDGARGVAIDSGEQVSLMLNEEDHLRIQVMHSGFDLDGAWQQINRIDDQIEERVTYAFHNKLGYLTACPTNVGTGMRVSVMLHLPALVMTRQIDKVFRSLQKIHLAVRGLYGEGSQAMGDFYQISNQITLGRSEEVLVKHVGDVVPVIVDYERQAREALVRESRDNLHDRVSRAYGTLRSAQTISSEETMHLLSSVRMGVNLGLIKDLEIPDVNRMFIHTQPAHLQKLSGSELDTADRNIERARYLRRYLARGGEGAEKN; encoded by the coding sequence ATGCAATCGATCGGCGAATGGCTGCGTGGCTCGGGCCCGCAGTCCGATATCGTCATGAGCAGCCGCATCCGGCTGGCGCGCAACCTGGCGGAGTTTCCTTTCATCAGCCGCGCCTCGACCAGCGACCGCGCCCAGATCGAGCAGACCCTGCGCGAGCGCATCCTGCAAATCGATTGGGAACGCAAGCTCCACTACGTCGACGTCAGCACGCTCGAAGGCGTGGACCGGCAGTTCCTCGTCGAACGCCAGCTCATCAGCCGCGAGCATGCCGAATCGGACGGCGCCCGCGGCGTCGCGATCGACAGCGGCGAGCAGGTCAGCCTGATGCTGAACGAGGAGGACCACCTCCGCATCCAGGTGATGCACTCGGGCTTCGACCTGGACGGGGCGTGGCAGCAGATCAATCGCATCGACGATCAGATCGAGGAACGCGTCACCTACGCCTTCCACAACAAGCTGGGCTACCTCACCGCCTGCCCCACGAACGTCGGCACCGGCATGCGGGTCAGCGTCATGCTCCACTTGCCGGCCCTGGTCATGACGCGGCAGATCGACAAGGTCTTCCGCTCGCTGCAGAAGATCCACCTTGCCGTGCGCGGCCTGTACGGCGAAGGGAGCCAGGCGATGGGTGACTTCTACCAGATCAGCAACCAGATCACGCTCGGCCGCTCGGAGGAAGTGCTGGTGAAGCACGTGGGGGACGTGGTGCCGGTGATCGTCGACTACGAGCGCCAGGCCCGCGAGGCCCTGGTGCGCGAGAGCCGCGACAACCTGCACGACCGTGTAAGCCGCGCCTACGGCACGCTGCGCAGCGCGCAGACGATCAGCTCGGAAGAGACGATGCACCTGCTCAGCAGCGTCCGCATGGGGGTGAACCTGGGGCTGATCAAGGATCTCGAAATCCCGGACGTGAACCGGATGTTCATCCACACGCAACCGGCCCATCTGCAAAAGCTCAGCGGCAGCGAGCTCGACACCGCCGACCGCAACATCGAGCGCGCCAGATACCTCCGCCGGTATCTAGCCCGCGGCGGCGAAGGTGCAGAAAAGAACTAG
- a CDS encoding ThiF family adenylyltransferase: MKDSAQSNSNSDSPIALARYHRQILFPDFGHEGQERLLASRALVCGCGALGTVIAQTLVRAGVGQVRIVDRDFVELNNLQRQVLFDEEDVRRRMPKAVAAAEKLRRVNSEITVEPIVADIEAANIAELADGVGVIVDGTDNFETRFLVNDYCVKHDLPWVYGGCIAAEGQTMTILPHDTPCLRCLMQETPPPGTTPTCDTAGILGPIVNVIASIESLEAIKILSGHREAVNRTLMVFELWDNHLRQVKVASLRERGDCPTCHKGEFPWLEGERGSQSAILCGRNAVQLAPPSRGHQLDLESLAKKLAGTGRIERNPFLLRLEVGENVLTVFPDGRAIIGGTDDVATARTLYARYVGS; the protein is encoded by the coding sequence ATGAAGGACTCAGCCCAATCAAACTCCAACTCCGATTCACCAATCGCCCTCGCCCGCTATCACCGCCAGATCCTCTTTCCCGACTTCGGGCACGAGGGACAGGAACGGTTGCTCGCCTCGCGGGCGCTGGTGTGTGGCTGCGGGGCGCTCGGGACAGTCATTGCTCAGACGCTCGTCCGCGCCGGGGTGGGGCAGGTGCGGATCGTGGATCGTGACTTTGTCGAGCTGAACAACTTGCAGCGGCAGGTGCTCTTTGACGAAGAGGATGTCCGCCGGCGGATGCCGAAGGCCGTGGCCGCGGCCGAGAAGTTGCGCCGTGTCAATTCGGAGATCACCGTCGAGCCGATCGTCGCCGACATCGAGGCCGCGAACATCGCCGAGTTGGCCGACGGCGTGGGCGTGATCGTCGATGGCACCGACAACTTCGAGACCCGGTTCCTGGTCAATGACTACTGTGTGAAGCACGATCTGCCCTGGGTCTACGGCGGTTGCATCGCCGCCGAAGGGCAGACGATGACCATCCTGCCGCACGACACCCCGTGCCTGCGCTGCCTGATGCAGGAAACGCCCCCCCCGGGCACCACCCCCACGTGCGACACGGCCGGCATCCTGGGGCCGATCGTCAACGTGATTGCCTCGATCGAATCGCTCGAAGCGATCAAGATCTTGAGCGGCCATCGCGAGGCCGTGAATCGCACGCTGATGGTCTTTGAGTTGTGGGACAATCACCTGCGACAGGTAAAGGTCGCCTCGCTGCGTGAGCGCGGCGATTGCCCCACGTGCCACAAGGGCGAATTTCCCTGGCTCGAAGGAGAACGCGGCAGCCAGTCGGCCATCCTCTGCGGTCGCAACGCGGTGCAACTTGCTCCGCCTTCGCGCGGACACCAGCTCGATCTGGAGTCGTTGGCAAAAAAGCTTGCCGGCACGGGCCGCATCGAACGGAACCCCTTCTTACTGCGGCTCGAAGTGGGAGAGAACGTGCTAACAGTCTTCCCCGACGGGCGAGCCATCATCGGCGGCACCGACGACGTGGCCACGGCCCGCACGCTCTATGCTCGCTATGTGGGAAGCTAA
- a CDS encoding sugar ABC transporter ATP-binding protein gives MADTPIISIRHVTKRYPGVVALDDVSLDIRAGELHAIVGENGAGKSTLMKILAGIVPNFEGEIAIQGTPAQFRGTRDAEQAGIAIVHQELNQVAQLSAAANIFLGRELRRGLGLLDHRAMRKKAGALLAELECHVSPDALVSTLRVGDQQLVEIAKALALRSAVLIMDEPTSALTESEVARLDRVIARLRQRGVTILYISHKMDEVFRLADRITVLRDGRLVETVERAHASPRQITHLMVGREIEGTHFEPRQTGDVVLEVDRLSLAWPGHARGWRLRDIRFKLHRGEILGIAGLMGAGRTELLECLFGAAPLPFAGRVLLEDRVVRFAHPREARQAGIALVTEDRKRLGLFPQLSVGANTTICTLGDATQLGLVRRSRERQMATQTVSELGVKSAGIEAPITSLSGGNQQKTIIGRWLLTRPKVLLLDDPTRGIDVGAKAELYRLMDRLCRKGLGIIVTSSELPELLTVSDRILVLCEGRLTAEFDRTNATEERIVEAATLGAAAEAAK, from the coding sequence GTGGCCGACACGCCCATCATCTCGATCCGCCACGTGACGAAGCGCTATCCCGGCGTCGTCGCGCTCGACGATGTCTCGCTCGACATCCGCGCGGGCGAACTGCACGCCATCGTGGGGGAAAACGGCGCCGGCAAGAGCACGCTGATGAAGATCCTGGCCGGCATCGTGCCGAACTTCGAGGGGGAGATTGCCATCCAAGGCACGCCCGCGCAGTTTCGTGGCACGCGCGACGCCGAGCAGGCGGGGATCGCCATCGTGCATCAGGAGTTGAACCAGGTAGCGCAGCTCTCGGCGGCGGCCAATATCTTCTTGGGGCGCGAGCTGCGCCGCGGACTGGGCCTGCTCGACCACCGGGCCATGCGCAAGAAGGCCGGCGCGCTGCTGGCCGAGCTCGAGTGCCACGTCTCGCCCGACGCCCTGGTGAGCACGCTCCGCGTGGGCGATCAGCAGCTCGTCGAAATCGCCAAGGCGCTCGCCCTGCGGTCGGCCGTGCTGATCATGGACGAGCCCACGAGCGCCCTGACCGAGAGCGAAGTCGCGCGGCTCGACCGCGTCATCGCGCGGCTGCGGCAGCGCGGCGTGACGATCCTGTACATCTCGCACAAGATGGACGAAGTCTTCCGCCTGGCCGATCGCATCACGGTGCTGCGCGACGGCCGGCTGGTCGAAACGGTCGAGCGTGCCCACGCCTCGCCGCGGCAAATCACGCACCTGATGGTGGGACGCGAGATCGAGGGGACCCATTTCGAGCCGCGTCAGACGGGCGATGTCGTGCTCGAAGTCGATCGCTTGTCGCTCGCCTGGCCGGGGCATGCCCGCGGCTGGCGCCTGCGCGACATCCGCTTCAAGCTGCACCGCGGCGAGATCCTGGGCATCGCCGGCTTGATGGGGGCCGGGCGGACCGAGTTGCTCGAATGCCTCTTCGGCGCGGCCCCCTTGCCGTTCGCAGGACGCGTGCTGCTCGAAGACCGCGTCGTGCGCTTCGCCCATCCGCGCGAGGCGCGTCAGGCGGGCATCGCGCTCGTGACCGAAGATCGCAAGCGGCTGGGGCTCTTTCCACAACTCTCCGTCGGCGCGAACACCACGATCTGCACCTTGGGAGACGCCACGCAGCTCGGCCTCGTGCGCCGCTCGCGCGAACGGCAGATGGCCACCCAAACCGTCTCCGAGCTGGGCGTGAAGAGCGCCGGCATCGAGGCCCCCATCACCAGCCTCAGCGGGGGCAATCAACAGAAGACGATCATCGGACGCTGGCTTCTCACGCGCCCCAAGGTGTTGCTGCTCGACGACCCCACGCGCGGCATCGACGTCGGCGCCAAGGCAGAGCTCTATCGCCTGATGGATCGCCTCTGCCGCAAAGGGCTGGGCATCATCGTCACCTCGAGCGAGCTGCCCGAGCTGCTCACGGTGAGCGACCGCATCCTGGTGCTCTGCGAAGGCCGCCTGACCGCCGAATTCGATCGCACCAATGCCACGGAAGAACGGATCGTCGAAGCGGCCACCCTCGGCGCCGCGGCTGAAGCCGCAAAGTAG
- a CDS encoding ABC transporter permease: MNQGTRGWRRIFERGEWGLLVAILFVLVLTERLDPLHIYSRQPWDSFVDVVRQMSMLGIFALGSAIVIIAGGIDLSSGSVIAFSGTVCATVMLILAPEAMRDAQPVGAGVITVAMLATLAVGFLIGTLHTWLITIVGLPPFVATLATLVGLRSFGRSLVENVTAEMLGGKSTQIQIYDTSFRYLATSVWIPAVLFALLAIAMWILLNSTVVGRHLYALGGNEEAARLSGIRTDRLKWLAYCLGAMTASLAGMLYIGDQSVADPQTLGRGYELNAIAAAVVGGCSLQGGVGTVPGVVLGVTFLRVVIDAVSKLIKTGADVYEGLIVGILVVLAVAFNELRQSRAARRHFFAGALGSLAGLALILFVAVQTAIAFGPTSRLGTVRLGAIAGGIALVLLGGIKLWERRAARAPAVGNE, from the coding sequence ATGAACCAGGGGACGCGCGGCTGGCGACGCATCTTCGAGCGTGGCGAATGGGGCCTGCTGGTCGCCATTCTCTTCGTGCTCGTGTTGACCGAACGTCTCGACCCGCTGCACATCTACAGCCGCCAGCCGTGGGACAGCTTCGTCGACGTGGTGCGGCAGATGTCGATGCTGGGGATCTTCGCCCTGGGTAGCGCGATCGTCATCATCGCCGGCGGCATCGATCTTTCGAGCGGCTCGGTGATCGCCTTCAGCGGCACCGTCTGCGCCACGGTGATGCTGATCCTCGCTCCCGAGGCGATGCGCGACGCGCAACCCGTCGGCGCCGGCGTCATCACGGTCGCCATGCTTGCCACGTTGGCCGTCGGCTTTCTCATCGGCACGCTGCACACGTGGCTCATCACCATCGTAGGCTTGCCTCCCTTTGTCGCCACGCTGGCCACGCTGGTCGGCTTGCGCAGCTTTGGCCGCTCGCTGGTCGAAAACGTCACGGCCGAAATGCTCGGCGGCAAGAGCACGCAGATTCAGATCTACGATACGTCGTTCCGCTATCTCGCTACCAGCGTCTGGATTCCCGCAGTGCTGTTCGCGCTGCTGGCCATCGCGATGTGGATCCTGCTCAACTCGACCGTCGTCGGCCGGCACCTCTACGCGCTGGGGGGCAACGAAGAGGCAGCCCGGCTGAGCGGCATCCGCACCGATCGGTTGAAGTGGCTGGCCTATTGCCTGGGGGCGATGACCGCCTCGCTGGCCGGCATGCTCTACATCGGCGACCAGAGCGTGGCCGACCCGCAGACGCTGGGGCGCGGCTACGAACTGAACGCCATCGCCGCCGCCGTGGTGGGTGGCTGCAGCCTGCAAGGGGGCGTCGGCACCGTGCCCGGCGTGGTGCTGGGCGTGACGTTCCTGCGCGTGGTGATCGACGCCGTCTCGAAGCTCATCAAGACCGGCGCCGACGTGTACGAAGGGTTGATCGTCGGCATCCTCGTCGTCCTGGCCGTGGCGTTCAACGAGCTGCGTCAGTCGCGCGCCGCACGGCGGCACTTCTTCGCCGGGGCACTCGGCTCGCTGGCCGGCCTGGCGCTCATCCTGTTCGTCGCCGTGCAGACGGCGATCGCGTTTGGGCCGACGAGCCGGCTGGGCACGGTCCGTCTGGGGGCGATCGCCGGGGGGATCGCGCTCGTCTTGCTCGGGGGCATCAAGTTGTGGGAGCGTCGCGCCGCGCGGGCGCCCGCCGTCGGCAACGAATAA
- a CDS encoding substrate-binding domain-containing protein, with product MTRSSCARAGRFVALGLLACLAGCTASTADKPGGAGAAAAGGGRYVLLMNGNSPFWDAVRAGMDKAAADLGVNAVLETNDATPAGQIEKLRQFGTQADIVAVGISATDAANVAIADQLRKLREKGVVVLTIDSDLDRQKFRDARAAFVGTDNLAGGRELGIAAKGLRPDGGAFVQFVGRTGAQNAIERMDGFVQGAGEKFKELDRMGDENDRTRARDNVRNAIRNHPDVNTLVGIWSYNAPAIADVVRELGKRQEMTIVAFDAEPNAIEQMGTGDIDAMIVQNPFEMGYQGIRLMQALVNDDQAAVAEMLPNFGQPEGDIIDTGLKVVVPDEGSPLEPEQFSGKTEYLKLSDFKAWLAKYGLTGS from the coding sequence ATGACTCGATCTTCGTGCGCTCGTGCCGGGCGTTTCGTCGCGCTCGGGCTGTTGGCCTGCCTGGCCGGTTGCACGGCCTCGACCGCGGATAAGCCAGGCGGAGCTGGGGCCGCGGCCGCCGGTGGTGGCCGCTACGTCCTGCTCATGAATGGCAACTCTCCCTTTTGGGATGCGGTGCGCGCGGGCATGGACAAGGCCGCGGCCGATCTGGGCGTGAACGCCGTCCTCGAAACGAACGACGCCACCCCCGCCGGGCAGATCGAAAAGCTGCGTCAGTTCGGCACGCAGGCCGATATCGTCGCCGTGGGCATCTCGGCCACCGACGCCGCCAACGTCGCCATCGCCGATCAGTTGCGCAAGCTGCGCGAAAAAGGGGTCGTCGTGCTGACGATCGACTCCGACCTCGACCGGCAGAAGTTTCGCGATGCTCGGGCCGCCTTCGTCGGCACCGACAACCTGGCGGGCGGTCGTGAGTTGGGCATTGCCGCCAAGGGATTGCGCCCCGACGGCGGAGCGTTCGTGCAGTTCGTCGGACGCACGGGCGCGCAGAACGCTATCGAGCGCATGGACGGCTTCGTGCAGGGTGCGGGCGAGAAGTTCAAAGAGCTCGATCGCATGGGGGATGAAAACGATCGGACCCGTGCCCGCGACAACGTGCGCAATGCGATTCGCAATCATCCCGACGTGAATACGCTGGTGGGCATCTGGTCGTACAACGCACCGGCCATCGCCGACGTCGTGCGCGAGCTCGGCAAGCGCCAGGAGATGACGATCGTCGCCTTCGATGCCGAACCGAATGCCATCGAACAGATGGGTACCGGCGATATCGACGCCATGATCGTGCAGAACCCCTTCGAGATGGGGTACCAGGGCATTCGCCTGATGCAGGCCCTGGTCAACGACGACCAGGCCGCCGTGGCCGAGATGCTGCCCAACTTCGGCCAGCCCGAGGGTGACATCATCGACACCGGTTTGAAGGTGGTCGTGCCGGATGAAGGTTCGCCCCTCGAGCCCGAGCAATTCAGCGGCAAGACCGAGTATCTGAAGCTGAGCGACTTCAAGGCCTGGCTGGCGAAGTACGGACTGACCGGGTCATGA